TCGTCTTCCCACCAGAACGCTGGGCGGCGACCTTCCGGTCGCACGCCCAGCTCATCCTCTCGAAACTCGGTGAGTTCTTGGGATACTCGCCACAGCCACTGTTGGAGCGGTTGATCGAAGACGCCCAGAAGATACACCAGCAACGGCCAATCCTTCAAGAGACGCTCGCTACCGCTACGCAACCGAGATGTGAGTCTTAACTAAAGACGAATGATCCTGCATTGTAATTGGCCTTACAGCAGGTATGCAGGCTATCTATTACTGGAGGATCCGCCCGTGGGAATTAGAAAATAGTGATTGGTAAACATATTTGTGCCACCGAGATTGTGAAGCTCTTAGTCTTTTCAGTTCTAATATGACTAACCAAGTTCGAACCCAGCCCATCTGATAAAGGACCTGAGTAGTTCCGGTCGATCTTGCACTGCTCGGAGCGACTGATCGAGCCGCGCTTTCAGCGCGGTGAGATCGGTGGGTACGTAGTTCGCAAGATCGTCGTATTTCACCGACTTCCAGACCTGTTCAACCGGGTTGAAATCTGGTGCGTATGTCGGGAGGTACTGGATGTCGATGGCGACCTCGGGAGCCATCGGCCATCCAGGTGTTGTCATCATCCGTGCTGTCGGTTTGTGTGCCGGCAGATTGTCCCAGATAAGGATGCAATCTTGTCCTCGTTGATTGAATAAATCGCGTAACAAGAACGCCATTTGTTCGCTGTCGACGCTTTTCTCAGAGAGCCAGAAATCCAAGACGGTCGCGCCAGTTTTCGGCGCGACCGTCAGGGCTGCAATCGCCCGTATACTTTGCCAACTACCTGAATTCCGATGGATTGGGGTATTTCCACGCGGTGCCCACGTCCGTCGAACCGTGGACTGCATTCGGACGGTACTCTCGTCGAGAAACACGAGCGCAAGGTCGTTCACTCGCGCTTTTTTTCAATTGCCGGGATCGTCTCTTGTTTCCAACGACGAACCGCATTCGCGTCGCGCTTGAGAGCGCGACGCTCAGGCTTCTGGCAACTCCAGCCCATTTTCTGAAGATACCGCCAGACGGTTGTTTGGGCGACAGAAACACCGAATTCTTGTTCAATCACCGCTGCGATGCGTTTGAGCGTCCAGAGATCAGTATCGAACCCATGGGCTTGTGGCCCGTCTTCCAGAAGGGCCGCAAGTGCTGCTAGCTGTTCGTCGGATAACTTGGTCGAGGGTCCACCTTTGACTGGTTTTGAGGTGAGACCAGCGTCGCCATCAGCTTCATAGGCGTCCTTCCAACGATAAACTGAGCTTGGCCAGACATCAACGACTTGTGCAACCTCGGAGACGCTGTGACCTAGCCGAAGCAAGGCGACGGCAAGCCGTCGCCGCGCTTCCAACACTCGTTGCGTTCCAACTGGCCGTGTCATAACGCTAGATGTAGGCTCTCAGAGGATATCTCTCTTTCTCGCCCAGAAAGACCAATTGACCTAGGAATGACTAGCGTTGGTTAACATGTTCTGCTCTCGCGTAGAACCCTTGAAATTCCTCCAGTGCTGGAGACGTTAACGATCGGTGCCGACACAGAAGACATATGAACCAAGTGTCACTGTCGGGCTGTACATCTATGAAACCGTGCTAATAACGAACGTTTACAGTAGAAGGAAGACGAACTACTCCACCGGACAGAATGTATCGCCATTTTGGCGCACTCGGTCGAATTTCTCAAGATACGTGAGCCTGTCTCGAACCGCCTCAAGCTCCAATCCGAGATTGGCAACCAACTCGTCGACGGTCATCGGTTTGTCGAGTGCTTGGAGGACTTCATCTCATGGTGGTAGTGGTACCTCGTAGTCAGCCGCCAACTCCTGGAACTTGTCCCACTCCGGGAGCCGCTCGTCATCAACCTCGCCGTGCGTCTCGAGGTAGCGCAGCAAGGCGTCGATTTCGTCTTCGAAGCCATACTTCGCCGCCTGCTCTCGGAGATTCTCCTCGTCGACGTCGACGTAGCTGAGCAGGAGGAGACAGTACGAGCGGTGGCGGCTGCCATCGTCGATCAAGAGGGTGTGACAACACAGGTCCGCCGGTGAGACGGCATCGAGTCCTTCGGAGTAGACGTAGTAGCGGTGGCTGGTGAGTAAGAACTGGATGTCGAAGGCTGCGAATCGAGCGAGGCCGGTTTCGTGGAACGCTTCTGCGTCGATCTCCGTCTCGGTCTGGGCGAGGAATTCGTCGCAGTCCTCCCAGAGAATCGTGCCTTTCGGGGCGACGGCTTCGAGTCGCTGGCGATGCAGATGGTGTGCGAGTTCCCGAGAGAACTCGTGGAGGCGGTCGAAATCGGCGTTAAACTCGTAGTGGCCGTGGGCTGTCCCGACGAGACCACGGTTGCGAAACCGCTTGAGGACGCGGTTAACCGTGTTGCGGTAGTTGTTGCTCCGGTTGGCGATCTCGGAGACAGTTCGCGGCTGGTCAAGGTAGTACAGCACCTCAAGTGCCTTGCCGGTCAGCAGGTCGGGGAAGTCGATATGGGAGTGCTGGCGGACGAGGTCCTGGTAGAGTTCGACGGCGCGAGCATCCGACGGGACGACTCTTTTTCGCCGGCCGTCGCGTTCCGTGTAGATGAGTCCCTTTTCGGCGAGGTCACCGACGGCACGGGAAAGGTAGCTCTCGCTGTGATCGAGCTTCGTCGCGAGTTCGGAGATCGTGTCGCCGCGGTCGACCGTGGCGAGGACCTCGAGTTCGATGCGCCGGAGCATGGTGTAACATAGTACGAAACTTATATATAAAGAAGTTTCGAGTAATGTTACAGTTAGCAGGCGCGAGAGCCGTCTCCATCTTCTTAACCAACAAGCCTATGGATTTGTGGGCTGTGTTGGTTAACACGAGACGCTCTTATGTCGAAACGTGGAAAGCCCCTATAGCTACGGTCTACGGCCGCAAATGAGGTGATATGCCCTCCTCAGATCCAGCCTTCGGCCGGATGCTTCGCCAGCTCGTCGATCTTGGTGTACTCAAACTAGAGACGGAACCGCTCGATGCGG
This genomic stretch from Halorubrum lacusprofundi ATCC 49239 harbors:
- a CDS encoding IS630 family transposase is translated as MNDLALVFLDESTVRMQSTVRRTWAPRGNTPIHRNSGSWQSIRAIAALTVAPKTGATVLDFWLSEKSVDSEQMAFLLRDLFNQRGQDCILIWDNLPAHKPTARMMTTPGWPMAPEVAIDIQYLPTYAPDFNPVEQVWKSVKYDDLANYVPTDLTALKARLDQSLRAVQDRPELLRSFIRWAGFELG
- a CDS encoding IS630 family transposase, translated to MLEARRRLAVALLRLGHSVSEVAQVVDVWPSSVYRWKDAYEADGDAGLTSKPVKGGPSTKLSDEQLAALAALLEDGPQAHGFDTDLWTLKRIAAVIEQEFGVSVAQTTVWRYLQKMGWSCQKPERRALKRDANAVRRWKQETIPAIEKKRE
- a CDS encoding MarR family transcriptional regulator, whose translation is MLRRIELEVLATVDRGDTISELATKLDHSESYLSRAVGDLAEKGLIYTERDGRRKRVVPSDARAVELYQDLVRQHSHIDFPDLLTGKALEVLYYLDQPRTVSEIANRSNNYRNTVNRVLKRFRNRGLVGTAHGHYEFNADFDRLHEFSRELAHHLHRQRLEAVAPKGTILWEDCDEFLAQTETEIDAEAFHETGLARFAAFDIQFLLTSHRYYVYSEGLDAVSPADLCCHTLLIDDGSRHRSYCLLLLSYVDVDEENLREQAAKYGFEDEIDALLRYLETHGEVDDERLPEWDKFQELAADYEVPLPP